The Helianthus annuus cultivar XRQ/B chromosome 16, HanXRQr2.0-SUNRISE, whole genome shotgun sequence genome includes a window with the following:
- the LOC110935949 gene encoding caffeic acid 3-O-methyltransferase — protein MRAGMECHKLLTTNKNSDKSCVKMGSEDNFTYAMELIHATTLSMVLVNTVKLKVLETIAKVGSDARLSARDIASRLSIPNQDAPDMIDRMLRLLATHSIVTCTEGVHESKPVRVYGLTPVGKYFIPNEEGISLGPFAQLIQDKVFVDSWFELEDAVLNGGVPFDKVHGAHSFEYPALDARFNKVFNQAMLNHTTILMKEILEHYRGFDNLERVVDVGGGLGHTLAMIISKHPNIKGINFDLPHVTQQAQLYEGIDHVGGDMFKEVPEGDAIFMKWILHDWSDDHCIKLLKNCYKALPKNGKVIIIEAILPFLPDTSSNVKVNTHMDVLMMTQNTGGKERTEDEFLALAKSAGFKGIKKECFLRNFWVMEFYK, from the exons ATGAGGGCCGGGATGGAGTGTCATAAGTTGTTAACAACAAACAAAAACAGTGATAAGAGTTGTGTGAAAATGGGTTCTGAGGATAACTTTACTTATGCAATGGAGTTGATCCACGCCACAACATTGTCCATGGTGTTGGTTAATACAGTCAAGCTCAAGGTACTAGAGACTATAGCCAAGGTTGGATCGGATGCCCGACTCTCTGCTCGGGATATTGCTTCTCGTTTATCAATCCCCAACCAAGATGCCCCTGACATGATTGACCGGATGCTTCGTTTGCTCGCGACCCACTCGATTGTCACTTGCACCGAAGGGGTCCATGAATCTAAGCCTGTTCGAGTGTATGGACTCACCCCCGTTGGTAAATACTTCATCCCGAACGAAGAGGGGATATCCTTAGGTCCCTTTGCGCAGTTGATTCAAGATAAAGTATTTGTCGATAGTTG GTTTGAACTTGAAGATGCAGTACTTAATGGAGGTGTTCCGTTTGACAAGGTTCATGGAGCACATTCATTTGAATATCCCGCACTAGATGCTAGGTTCAATAAGGTTTTCAATCAAGCTATGTTGAATCATACCACTATTTTAATGAAGGAAATTCTAGAGCATTATCGAGGTTTCGACAACCTTGAACGTGTGGTTGATGTCGGAGGTGGTTTAGGACACACTCTTGCTATGATAATATCGAAACATCCTAACATTAAGGGTATTAATTTCGATTTGCCACATGTGACTCAACAAGCGCAACTCTATGAAG GGATAGATCATGTTGGAGGAGACATGTTTAAAGAGGTTCCTGAAGGTGACGCTATTTTTATGAAG TGGATTTTACATGATTGGAGTGATGACCATTGCATAAAGTTGCTAAAGAATTGCTATAAAGCTTTACCAAAAAATGGAAAGGTTATCATCATAGAGGCGATTCTCCCTTTTCTACCAGACACAAGCTCTAATGTCAAAGTCAATACCCACATGGATGTCCTCATGATGACGCAAAATACAGGAGGAAAAGAGCGCACCGAGGATGAGTTTCTTGCACTAGCTAAAAGTGCTGGATTCAAGGGGATTAAAAAGGAATGTTTTCTTCGCAACTTTTGGGTCATGGAATTCTACaagtag